Proteins from one Chroicocephalus ridibundus chromosome 16, bChrRid1.1, whole genome shotgun sequence genomic window:
- the DDOST gene encoding dolichyl-diphosphooligosaccharide--protein glycosyltransferase 48 kDa subunit, with amino-acid sequence MAAAALRLWWLLAVAAAGAEGGPRTLVLLENGNLRDTHSLFFRSLADRGFDLTFRTADDAGLSLIKYGEFLYDNLIIFSPSIEDFGGNINVETITAFIDGGGSVLVAASSDIGDPLRELGSECGIEFDEERTAVIDHHNYDISDPGQHTLIVADTENLLKAPTIVGKAALNPILFRGVGMVADPDNPLVLDILTGSSTSYSFFPDKPITQYPHAVGKNTLLIAGLQARNNARVVFSGSLDFFSDAFFNSAVQKATPGSKRYSQTGNYELAVALSRWVFKEEGVLRVGAVSHHRVGELAPPNAYTVTDLVEYSIVIEKLSDGKWVPFDGDDIQLEFVRIDPFVRTFLKRNGGKYSVRFKLPDVYGVFQFKVDYNRLGYTHLYSSTQVSVRPLQHTQYERFIPSAYPYYAGAFSMMVGLFMFSIVFLHMKEKEKSD; translated from the exons atggcggcggccgcgCTCCGTCTGTGGTGGCTcctggcggtggcggcggccggcGCTGAGGGAGGGCCCCGcaccctggtgctgctggagaacGGCAACCTGCGCGACACGCACTCGCTCTTCTTCCGCAGCCTGGCGG ACAGGGGCTTCGATCTCACTTTCCGGACAGCGGATGATGCGGGCCTGTCCCTGATAAAATATGGAGAATTTCTTTATGACAACTTGATCATCTTCTCGCCATCCATAGAAG attttggtggaaacatCAATGTGGAGACCATCACTGCTTTCATCGATGGCGGCGGCAGCGTCCTCGTCGCCGCCAGCTCGGACATCG GCGACCCGCTGCGAGAGCTGGGCAGCGAGTGTGGCATCGAGTTTGATGAGGAAAGGACAGCTGTCATCGACCACCACAACTACGATATATCCGACCCTGGCCAG CACACGCTCATCGTCGCGGACACAGAGAATCTCCTGAAGGCCCCCACCATCGTGGGGAAAGCGGCACTGAACCCCATCCTATTCCGAGGAGTCGG GATGGTGGCTGACCCTGACAACCCGCTGGTGCTGGACATCCTGACTGGCTCTTCCACCTCTTACTCCTTCTTCCCGGATAAGCCCATTACTCAG TACCCGCACGCGGTTGGGAAGAACACCCTCCTGATCGCGGGACTCCAAGCCCGGAACAACGCCCGTGTTGTTTTCAGCGGCTCCCTGGATTTCTTTAGCGATGCCTTCTTCAATTCCGCCGTGCAGAAAGCTACCCCTGGCTCCAAGAG GTACTCGCAGACGGGTAATTACGAGCTGGCCGTCGCCCTGTCCCGCTGGGTGTTCAAGGAGGAGGGAGTGCTGCGGGTGGGAGCCGTGTCCCACCACCGTGTGGGGGAACTCGCGCCTCCCAATGCCTACACCGTCACCGACCTCGTG GAGTACAGCATTGTGATCGAAAAGCTTTCTGACGGCAAGTGGGTCCCCTTCGACGGAGATGACATTCAGCTGGAGTTCGTCCGGATTGATCCGTTCGTGCGGACCTTCCTGAAGAGGAACG GCGGCAAATACAGCGTGCGGTTCAAGCTGCCGGACGTCTACGGTGTGTTCCAGTTCAAAGTGGATTACAACCGGCTGGGTTACACCCACCTCTACTCCTCTACCCAG GTGTCGGTGCGGCCCCTCCAGCACACGCAGTACGAACGGTTCATCCCCTCGGCGTACCCCTACTACGCCGGCGCCTTCTCCATGATGGTTGGACTCTTCATGTTCAGCATCGTCTTCCTGCAcatgaaggagaaggagaaatccGACTGA